The genomic window CGGGCGAGGGATGGATGATCACGGGCGATTCGGCCGGATTCCTTAATTCACAGCGACTCAAAGGAATTCATCTCGCCATTAAGAGCGGCATGCTGGCTGCCGAGACTGCCTACGACGCTTTGCTCGAACAAAATTTCAGCGCTCAGCAGCTCGCGAGCTATCAGACCCGCGTCGAGAAGAGCTGGATTCGCGAGGAACTATGGAAAGTTCGCAACTTCCATCAAGGTTTCGAAAAGGGACTAATCGAAGGAATGTTCCACACCGCGATCCAGCAGATCACCATCGGTCGCGGACTCCATGAGCGCTATGCGGCTCACGCAGGTCACAAGCGGCTCCAGCATATCGGAACTCTTCCTGCCGGCGGCTACGGACGAGAGCACATGCTTGGTCCAGTGAAGGGCGACGGAAAGCTAACGTTCGACAAGCTCACCGACGTCTATCATTCTGGCACCAAGCACGAAGAAGATCAGCCCATTCATCTGGTCATTCACGACACCGACATCTGCAACACGCGCTGCACAGTCGAGTATGGCAACCCCTGCCAGCACTTCTGCCCTGCGAAGGTCTACGAAATGGTCGAAGCCTCCGACGTACCAAGCGGCAAACAAATTCACGTGAACTTCGCCAACTGCGTCCATTGCAAAACTTGCGACATCATGGATCCCTATCAGATCATCACGTGGGTTCCTCCTGAAGGTGGCGGGGGGCCGAACTACGACGGAATGTGAGAAAGGCAGTTTCGGGTTTCGGGTTTCAAGTTTCGGCAAAGCCGGTTCCATACTATGTCGCACTCCTATCGAGATCTCGTTGCTTGGCGGGAGGCAAAGAATCTTGCTGTTGAGGTGTATCGATTATCAGAGAAGTTCCCCAAGCAGGAGATTTATGGCTTAACTTCACAAGTCAGGCGTGCAGCGATATCCGTCGTTTCGAATATCGCCGAAGGCCAGGGGAGGTTGACACAAGGTGAATTCGTTCAATTTCTCGGCCATTCCCGAGGTTCTCTCCTCGAAGTGCTGACGCAATTAGAAATCTCAGTCGAACTCGGCTATTTGAATGGAGAGGATTTTCGAATTCTCGACTCAAAAGCTGCAACCGTTCTGCGCTTGTTAAATGGATTGCTAGCGTCGATGAGAAACAGATCGAAAGCGGCTTCCGCAGAGTGATTTGTTGAGCAACGATGTCATCGTTAAGCCTTGCCGAAACCCGAAACGCTTTTCCCGTATGGCTTTGCCGAAACTTGAAACCTGAAACCCGAAACGCCTTTCTCCGCTGGCTTTG from Terriglobales bacterium includes these protein-coding regions:
- a CDS encoding four helix bundle protein encodes the protein MSHSYRDLVAWREAKNLAVEVYRLSEKFPKQEIYGLTSQVRRAAISVVSNIAEGQGRLTQGEFVQFLGHSRGSLLEVLTQLEISVELGYLNGEDFRILDSKAATVLRLLNGLLASMRNRSKAASAE